GGGACGCGCTCGTCGCCGCGGCGTACCAGATCCTCGCCACCCGTGGCTTCGAGGGGCTCCGCACGCGCGAGGTCGCCGCGGCGGTCGGCGTAAACATCGCGACGCTCCACTACTACTTCCCGCACAAGGAAGATCTGATCCGCGGCGTGGTGGCTCACGCGATGGGCCGTTTTCGCGGAACGCTCGGTGGCGCAGGCTCGGCCGAGGATCAGCTGCGCGCGCATCTCCGTGGCCTCCGTCGTCTCTCGCGCGATGAGCCGGAGCTGTTCACCGTGATGGCCGAGCTCGCGATCCGCGGCGTGCGTGATGTGTCACTGCGCAGGATCGTCGGCGGCACCGACGACGCCTGGCGCGCGATGTTGAGGACGCTCCTGCGTCGCGCGAAGGATGAGGGCGCGGTCGCAAAGGGCCTGGACCCGGATGGCATGGCCGCGGTGATCGTCGCGACGCTCAAAGGGACGTTCATGCTCCCGGCGTCAGAGCCTGAGAACGTCGAGCGCACGTTCCGGCAGCTCGAGACGCTGGTGGGACTTCGCGCGAAACGGACCGCGATGGCGAGCGGTCGGGCGAAGCGCTAGACGAAGCGCTCCGCCTTCCATTCGATGCCGAGCTCGCTCGGCGGCCCCATGTAGCCGAGCATCGCGGACGCGGCAACGACCGCCGGGCTCGCGAGATACCCGAGACCGCCCACGCCCATGCGATTCGCCCAGTTGCGATTAAAGGACGTGATCGCGGTCTGGCCCTTCGCGAGCGCGTCGGGACCCTGACCGAAGCACGGCCCGCACCAGGACTCGCGGATCTCCCCGCCGACCGAGCGGAACACATGGGCGATCGACTCGCCGCCGAGTCTCGCGTCGGTCCGCTCGATGTCCTTCTTGACGGCGCCGGACCCGGGGAAGATCACGAACTCGTTCGCGGCGCGCTTCGCGCCTTTGTCCCGCGCCGCGCGCAGGACGAGCGCCGCCTCGAGCAGATCTCCATATCCGCCGTTCGTGCATGAGCCGATGAACGCCTTGTCGAACGCGATGTGCTCGCGCGCGACCTCGTCCGCGGGGAACGCGTTGCCGGGGCTGAACGGCTTCGCGATGAGCGGCACGACCTCGGAGAGATCGAGGACCTCGTCGATCTCGTACATCGCGTCGGCGCCAGGACCGAAACGCGGGTAGGGGAGGTCGGTGAAGCCCTTCTCCCGATACCACGCGTAGGTGAGGTCGTCCGGCGCGAAGATCCCATTCGTCGCCTCGCCCTCGGCCATCATGTTCGCGATCGTGTTGCGGTAGCTCATCGGCAGTTGTTTGTCGGCGTCGACGAACTCGACGCTCATGCCCTCCGCCTGCTTCGCGCCCCAGCGTGCCAGCAGCGCGAGCACGACGTCTTTGCCACTCACCCAGGGCTGCAGCCGCCCTTTGAACACAACGCGCCGCTGGCCCGCGACCGTGAAGTACACGTAGCCGGTCGCCCAGCCGAAGCCGAGCGTCGTCGAGCCGACGCCGTATCCGAGCGCGCCGTACGCGCCGTAGGCGCGGCTGTGCGAGTCGGCGCCGGGAACGAGCGCGCCGGGGA
This is a stretch of genomic DNA from Candidatus Limnocylindria bacterium. It encodes these proteins:
- a CDS encoding TetR/AcrR family transcriptional regulator is translated as MIRRQATTPAEPRRDALVAAAYQILATRGFEGLRTREVAAAVGVNIATLHYYFPHKEDLIRGVVAHAMGRFRGTLGGAGSAEDQLRAHLRGLRRLSRDEPELFTVMAELAIRGVRDVSLRRIVGGTDDAWRAMLRTLLRRAKDEGAVAKGLDPDGMAAVIVATLKGTFMLPASEPENVERTFRQLETLVGLRAKRTAMASGRAKR